One Kallotenue papyrolyticum genomic window carries:
- a CDS encoding tagatose 1,6-diphosphate aldolase, producing the protein MAETQTGTKVRMTRGKFEGINAIADERGIIRAAAMDQRGSLRKAIAKVKGSEVSDAELSEFKALVTEILTPYASAILLDPEYGLEAVARRAPGTGVLLAYEKTGYDASVKGRLPDLLAEWSVRRLVEAGAHAIKILLYYDPDDDARINTIKHAFIERVGAECRAYDVPFFLEPVSYSDAIGDEKGLEFARVKPDKVKKYMAEFSKPQYGVDVLKVEVPVNIRYVEGSRANQDGQIAYSREEAKRYFREAAAAARVPFIYLSAGVSDEVFRETLELAAEAGTPFAGVLCGRATWQDGIPEYGRGGAAALRRWLEDRGVKNIQALNEVLQRGAKPWWDFYGGKDNIEVVDYPFSMR; encoded by the coding sequence ATGGCTGAGACGCAGACAGGCACCAAGGTGCGCATGACGCGCGGCAAATTCGAGGGCATCAACGCCATTGCCGACGAGCGGGGCATTATTCGCGCAGCGGCCATGGATCAGCGTGGCTCGCTGCGCAAAGCGATCGCCAAAGTTAAGGGCAGCGAGGTCAGCGACGCGGAACTGAGCGAGTTCAAGGCGCTGGTAACCGAGATTCTGACGCCCTATGCCAGCGCGATCCTACTCGATCCGGAGTATGGTTTGGAAGCCGTAGCCCGCCGCGCACCCGGCACAGGCGTGTTGCTGGCCTACGAAAAGACCGGCTATGACGCCTCAGTCAAAGGCCGCTTGCCCGACCTGCTCGCAGAATGGTCGGTGCGGCGACTGGTCGAAGCCGGCGCGCATGCGATCAAGATCCTGCTGTACTACGATCCCGACGACGACGCGCGCATCAACACGATCAAGCACGCCTTCATCGAACGCGTCGGCGCCGAGTGTCGCGCCTACGACGTGCCCTTCTTCCTGGAGCCGGTCTCCTACAGCGATGCCATCGGCGACGAGAAAGGGCTCGAATTCGCGCGCGTCAAGCCCGACAAGGTCAAGAAGTACATGGCCGAATTCTCCAAGCCGCAGTACGGCGTGGATGTGCTCAAGGTCGAGGTGCCGGTCAACATTCGCTATGTGGAAGGCTCGCGCGCTAATCAGGATGGCCAGATCGCCTACTCGCGCGAGGAGGCCAAGCGCTACTTCCGCGAAGCGGCGGCGGCGGCGCGCGTACCCTTCATCTACCTGAGCGCCGGCGTCTCCGACGAGGTCTTCCGCGAAACGCTGGAGCTGGCCGCCGAGGCGGGCACGCCCTTTGCCGGCGTGTTGTGTGGCCGGGCCACCTGGCAGGACGGCATTCCGGAGTATGGCCGGGGTGGCGCGGCGGCGCTGCGGCGCTGGCTCGAAGATCGTGGTGTCAAGAACATCCAGGCGCTCAACGAGGTGCTGCAGCGCGGCGCCAAGCCGTGGTGGGATTTCTACGGCGGCAAGGACAATATCGAGGTCGTGGATTACCCCTTCAGCATGCGCTAA
- a CDS encoding phosphoribosyltransferase produces the protein MQPYDYGHRRGVEPISWERFEALVRQLALQVEKEDPQIILGVARGGLFPATLLSLLLRRELYPVRLTRRLNDAVVRRTPTWLVRPPDKVRGRRVLIVDEIADSGQTIAMAAEEVRRMGAAHVRTAVLYAHTWAAPRPDYVALTSDALILNPWDREVLVDGAFVTHPELAAALRMQDEATRRPPLPES, from the coding sequence ATGCAACCCTACGACTACGGACATCGCCGCGGCGTGGAGCCGATCTCCTGGGAACGCTTCGAAGCGCTGGTGCGGCAGCTTGCCCTCCAGGTCGAGAAGGAAGATCCGCAGATCATTCTGGGCGTGGCGCGCGGCGGGCTGTTTCCGGCCACCCTGCTGTCGCTGCTGCTGCGCCGTGAGCTGTATCCGGTGCGCCTCACGCGGCGGCTCAACGACGCAGTGGTGCGGCGAACACCCACCTGGCTGGTGCGTCCACCCGACAAGGTGCGCGGACGGCGCGTGCTGATCGTGGATGAGATCGCCGACAGTGGTCAGACCATCGCCATGGCTGCCGAAGAGGTCCGCCGCATGGGCGCGGCCCACGTCCGTACCGCCGTGCTCTACGCCCACACCTGGGCCGCGCCGCGTCCCGATTATGTCGCGCTGACCTCGGACGCGCTGATCCTCAATCCCTGGGATCGTGAGGTTTTGGTCGATGGCGCGTTTGTGACCCACCCGGAGCTGGCTGCCGCGCTGCGGATGCAGGACGAAGCCACGCGCCGGCCACCGCTCCCCGAGAGCTGA
- a CDS encoding LCP family protein, translating to MSNAQRPYRTPNRVPPRPTRATPRASSRRNSGCGLAAIVLLALVCGVGIYLYTNVFGALARISGGEDVRPTPVGGGPPPAIMQRPFNVLVIGVDLRANNPEEGARSDTLIVVHVDPHDKWASLLSIPRDTYVQIPSQACEGAAGTKINAAYSCGYRNPQIYGLQPTPENRQDAGAALAAQTVEQFLGITIDYTAQVDFAGFERLIDAIGGITVDVERTILDPEYPTDDYGYMRLYIPAGLQRMDGVTALRYARTRHVDNDFGRARRQQQVLQAILDELKRQGVLGQIEAAPRLLQVAAESVRTTLKLDPTSAQGLANIRGLAGLAQELSADRIQRLVLQPEEFGDGRYSLQSDLSSAIVWDPDYVALMARRLTTPPAALNPTAAAPTPAVVQVQNGTLIRGLAAQITVDLDVCGYQMAGAADAPEKGIPQTQILVYTGRMDLAGELAQAFGLAPERVIDASAERGPPGVDVVVRLGEDYQPPTCRRSES from the coding sequence ATGTCCAACGCTCAACGTCCATACCGCACGCCCAACCGCGTGCCACCGCGTCCTACCCGCGCCACACCCCGAGCATCGTCGCGGCGCAACAGCGGCTGTGGTCTGGCGGCGATCGTGCTGCTAGCGCTGGTGTGTGGGGTCGGTATCTACCTGTACACCAACGTCTTTGGCGCGCTGGCGCGCATCAGTGGCGGCGAAGATGTGCGTCCTACGCCGGTTGGGGGCGGTCCGCCGCCGGCGATCATGCAGCGGCCGTTCAACGTGCTGGTGATCGGTGTCGATCTGCGCGCCAATAATCCGGAGGAGGGCGCGCGTTCGGACACGCTGATCGTGGTGCATGTCGATCCGCATGACAAGTGGGCCTCGCTGCTGTCGATCCCGCGTGACACCTATGTGCAGATACCCAGCCAGGCCTGCGAGGGCGCAGCCGGCACCAAGATCAATGCGGCCTACTCCTGCGGCTACCGCAATCCGCAGATCTATGGCCTGCAACCGACGCCGGAGAACCGTCAGGATGCCGGCGCGGCGCTGGCGGCACAGACCGTTGAGCAGTTTCTAGGCATCACCATCGACTATACCGCGCAGGTCGATTTTGCCGGCTTTGAGCGACTGATCGATGCGATCGGCGGCATTACCGTGGATGTCGAGCGCACGATCCTCGATCCCGAATACCCGACCGACGACTATGGCTACATGCGCCTGTATATTCCGGCCGGGCTGCAGCGCATGGATGGTGTTACCGCGTTGCGCTACGCGCGCACGCGACACGTGGACAACGATTTTGGCCGCGCGCGCCGTCAACAGCAGGTGTTGCAGGCGATTCTAGACGAACTGAAACGTCAGGGTGTGCTGGGCCAGATCGAGGCCGCGCCTAGGCTCCTGCAGGTGGCGGCCGAGTCGGTGCGTACGACGCTCAAGCTCGATCCCACCTCCGCGCAGGGCCTGGCCAACATCCGTGGTCTGGCCGGTCTGGCCCAGGAGCTCTCTGCCGACCGCATCCAGCGATTGGTGTTGCAGCCCGAAGAGTTCGGCGATGGCCGCTACAGCCTGCAGAGCGACCTGAGTTCGGCGATCGTCTGGGATCCCGACTATGTGGCGCTGATGGCGCGGCGCCTGACCACACCGCCGGCGGCGCTTAACCCCACCGCAGCCGCGCCTACGCCGGCGGTGGTACAGGTGCAGAACGGCACGCTGATCCGCGGTCTGGCTGCACAGATCACGGTCGATCTGGATGTCTGTGGCTACCAGATGGCCGGCGCGGCTGATGCGCCCGAAAAGGGCATCCCGCAGACGCAGATCCTGGTGTACACCGGGCGCATGGACCTGGCCGGCGAGCTAGCGCAAGCCTTCGGGCTGGCACCGGAGCGCGTGATCGACGCCAGCGCCGAAAGGGGGCCGCCAGGCGTCGATGTGGTGGTACGGCTGGGCGAGGATTACCAGCCGCCGACCTGCCGGCGGAGCGAATCATAA
- a CDS encoding alpha/beta hydrolase, which translates to MQHTTHSFTGARNLRIVYDVWQPLMPARAGIALVHGYGEHVGRYQHVITALVKHGYLVYAHDQRGHGRSAGLRAYVDRFDEYVDDLEQLVGRIRAAQPHLPLFVAGHSMGGLIATLYALRAQAELAGLALSAPALIIGADVPPLLKRLSTALARIVPRLPIVPATRSPESVLSRDPEVQRRFDSDPLCYHGRVRPRMGYEFMQAGLRAQQRLHELRLPLLVMYGACDTFVSGAELLYERAQSPDKTLKVWPECRHEIFNEPERNAVIAYLLSWLDARTTGGQVAATEPVTARAPADSSPTPPSAKP; encoded by the coding sequence ATGCAGCACACGACGCATAGCTTTACCGGCGCGCGCAATCTACGTATCGTGTACGATGTCTGGCAACCCCTGATGCCGGCTCGCGCCGGTATCGCGCTGGTGCATGGCTATGGCGAGCACGTCGGGCGCTATCAGCACGTGATCACAGCACTGGTCAAGCATGGCTACCTGGTGTATGCCCATGATCAGCGTGGCCATGGCCGCAGCGCCGGGCTGCGCGCCTATGTTGACCGTTTCGATGAGTATGTGGACGATCTGGAGCAATTGGTCGGGCGGATCCGCGCCGCGCAGCCGCACCTGCCGCTGTTTGTGGCCGGCCACTCGATGGGCGGGCTGATCGCCACACTCTACGCGCTGCGTGCGCAGGCGGAGCTGGCCGGCCTGGCGCTCAGCGCGCCGGCGCTGATCATCGGCGCGGATGTTCCACCACTGCTCAAACGGCTCAGCACGGCACTGGCGCGCATCGTCCCACGCCTACCGATCGTGCCGGCGACCCGTAGTCCGGAGAGCGTCCTAAGCCGCGATCCGGAGGTCCAACGCCGCTTCGACAGCGATCCGCTCTGTTACCATGGCCGTGTGCGGCCACGCATGGGCTATGAGTTTATGCAAGCCGGCCTGCGCGCCCAGCAGCGCCTGCACGAACTACGTCTGCCGCTGCTGGTGATGTACGGTGCGTGCGATACCTTCGTCAGTGGCGCCGAACTGCTCTACGAACGGGCCCAAAGCCCCGATAAAACGCTCAAGGTCTGGCCGGAGTGCCGCCACGAAATCTTCAACGAACCGGAGCGCAACGCAGTGATCGCCTACCTACTGAGCTGGCTCGACGCGCGCACCACCGGCGGGCAGGTCGCAGCGACCGAGCCGGTCACTGCCCGTGCTCCGGCAGATAGCAGCCCAACGCCACCGTCCGCCAAGCCGTAG
- a CDS encoding M55 family metallopeptidase — MRVFLSVDMEGVAGVVHAEQTRPYAPEYERSRRLMTAEANAAIAGALDAGAREIVVSDAHWDMRNILPDELHPHAELIQGSPRCWSMMEGIEAGFDAVCFIGYHGMAGTAGSVIDHTYTGSLLNVRINGRPIGEIGLNAALAGAYGAPVVFVSGDQTAVAEARAWLGEDLPGVAVKQGLGRYAARSLAPEVARERIRQGVAAALRQRRAPVRLDGPLTLSIDFMKTVQADYAAIMPGVERTAPRTVAYTADDYLTLFRAFRVLFLLGGIDV; from the coding sequence ATGCGTGTCTTTCTTTCGGTTGATATGGAGGGTGTGGCGGGCGTTGTCCATGCCGAGCAGACGCGGCCATACGCGCCCGAATATGAGCGGAGCCGCCGGCTGATGACCGCTGAAGCCAATGCGGCGATCGCCGGCGCGTTGGACGCCGGCGCGCGCGAGATCGTGGTCAGCGACGCGCACTGGGATATGCGTAACATCCTGCCCGATGAGCTGCATCCTCACGCCGAGTTGATTCAGGGCTCGCCGCGCTGTTGGTCGATGATGGAGGGCATCGAGGCCGGCTTCGACGCCGTCTGCTTCATTGGCTACCATGGCATGGCCGGCACAGCCGGCAGCGTGATCGACCATACCTACACCGGTAGCCTGCTGAATGTGCGCATCAACGGCCGACCGATCGGCGAGATCGGCCTCAACGCCGCGCTGGCGGGCGCGTACGGCGCACCGGTCGTCTTTGTCAGCGGCGATCAAACAGCGGTGGCCGAGGCCAGGGCCTGGCTGGGCGAGGATCTGCCGGGCGTGGCCGTCAAGCAGGGCCTGGGCCGCTACGCGGCGCGCTCGCTCGCGCCGGAGGTGGCGCGCGAACGGATTCGGCAGGGTGTTGCCGCGGCGCTGCGTCAGCGGCGCGCGCCCGTGCGTCTGGACGGGCCGCTCACATTGAGCATCGACTTCATGAAAACGGTGCAGGCCGACTACGCGGCGATCATGCCTGGTGTGGAGCGCACCGCGCCGCGCACGGTGGCCTACACCGCCGATGACTACCTAACCCTGTTTCGAGCGTTTCGCGTGCTGTTCTTGTTGGGCGGCATCGATGTCTGA
- a CDS encoding TetR/AcrR family transcriptional regulator has protein sequence MGDSQAAPSPLLNEPKQERSRQTVNAILEAAAELFASQGYNHVSTSDIAQRAGKPVGSIYTYFKDKQQILLALWDRLYKEETEAALRELELGAQVDLRATIERAVARLFERRELYRKLSPAIAYLATQNPDVAARVRELNRLALERLQHFLRRVNELGLGQVADPEAAALVIQVTTETLAGMGLPYTTQIERERVQAALTEMLWRFVGAA, from the coding sequence ATGGGTGATTCACAGGCCGCGCCATCGCCGTTGCTCAACGAGCCCAAGCAGGAGCGTTCGCGTCAGACGGTCAATGCCATCTTGGAGGCCGCCGCCGAACTGTTCGCCAGCCAGGGCTACAACCATGTTTCGACCAGCGATATCGCGCAGCGCGCCGGCAAGCCGGTTGGTTCGATCTATACCTACTTCAAGGACAAGCAGCAGATCCTGCTGGCGCTGTGGGATCGCCTGTACAAGGAGGAGACTGAAGCGGCGCTGCGTGAGCTGGAGCTCGGCGCCCAAGTTGATCTGCGGGCAACCATCGAGCGGGCCGTGGCGCGGCTCTTTGAGCGCCGCGAGCTGTACCGCAAGCTAAGCCCGGCGATCGCCTACCTGGCAACGCAAAACCCCGATGTTGCGGCGCGCGTGCGCGAGCTGAACCGGCTGGCGCTGGAACGCTTGCAACACTTTCTGCGCCGTGTCAACGAGCTGGGGTTGGGCCAGGTGGCCGATCCCGAAGCGGCGGCGCTGGTGATCCAGGTGACGACCGAAACGCTGGCCGGTATGGGCCTGCCCTACACCACGCAGATCGAGCGCGAACGCGTGCAGGCGGCGCTCACCGAGATGCTGTGGCGCTTCGTTGGCGCGGCCTGA
- a CDS encoding acyl-CoA dehydrogenase family protein yields the protein MARDTQQDLKLLRQTIREFVEREVAPVARMYDEQEAVPYPVLRKAAELGLFGIPFPEQYGGSDMGITGYCVLLEEINRHDASLGTIIGASVQLAGMTIYLAGSEEQKQRYLVPLAEGRLIGAWCLTEPNAGSDAAHITTQARQEGDTWVLNGSKMWITNGSFADILVVFATVDPALGARGITAFIVEKDTPGFKVGKIEEKMGLRASHTASVYFEDCRVPAANLIGRPGEGFRIAMQTLDIGRCALGAASLGSAKQAFELSRRYAVERKQFGRPIADFQAIQFKLADMLVKIHTMEQIVYHCAALVDNGQPATLESSIVKLYCTEAASQVIDEAIQIHGGLGFSRELPLERMYRDARVTRIFEGTNEIQRRVIAGELFKQIGYRLGA from the coding sequence ATGGCTCGCGACACCCAGCAAGATCTCAAGCTACTGCGCCAGACGATTCGCGAGTTTGTGGAGCGCGAGGTCGCGCCGGTCGCCCGCATGTACGATGAACAGGAAGCCGTGCCCTACCCGGTGCTGCGCAAAGCCGCCGAGCTGGGCCTGTTCGGCATCCCCTTTCCGGAGCAGTACGGCGGCAGCGACATGGGCATCACCGGCTACTGCGTGCTGCTGGAAGAGATCAACCGCCACGATGCCTCGCTGGGCACGATCATCGGCGCGTCGGTCCAGCTCGCCGGCATGACGATCTACCTGGCCGGCTCGGAGGAGCAAAAGCAGCGTTACCTGGTGCCGCTGGCCGAAGGGCGCCTGATCGGCGCGTGGTGTCTGACCGAGCCCAACGCCGGCTCGGATGCGGCGCACATCACCACCCAGGCACGACAGGAGGGCGACACCTGGGTGCTCAACGGCAGCAAGATGTGGATCACCAACGGCTCTTTCGCCGACATCCTGGTGGTCTTCGCCACGGTCGATCCGGCGCTAGGCGCGCGCGGCATCACCGCTTTCATTGTCGAGAAGGACACTCCCGGCTTCAAGGTCGGTAAGATCGAGGAGAAGATGGGCCTGCGCGCCTCGCACACCGCCAGCGTCTATTTCGAAGATTGCCGCGTGCCGGCAGCCAACCTGATCGGCCGGCCGGGCGAGGGCTTTCGCATCGCCATGCAGACGCTGGACATTGGGCGTTGCGCCCTGGGCGCGGCCTCGCTCGGCTCGGCCAAGCAAGCCTTCGAGCTGTCGCGGCGCTATGCCGTCGAGCGCAAGCAGTTTGGCCGGCCCATCGCCGATTTCCAGGCGATCCAGTTCAAACTGGCCGATATGCTGGTCAAAATCCACACCATGGAGCAGATCGTCTATCACTGCGCCGCGCTGGTGGACAACGGACAGCCGGCCACGCTTGAATCGTCGATCGTCAAGCTGTACTGCACCGAAGCCGCCTCGCAGGTGATCGACGAGGCGATCCAGATCCACGGCGGCCTGGGCTTCAGCCGCGAGCTGCCGCTGGAGCGCATGTACCGCGATGCGCGCGTAACGCGCATCTTTGAGGGCACCAACGAGATCCAGCGCCGCGTGATCGCTGGCGAACTGTTCAAACAGATCGGCTATCGCCTCGGCGCCTAA
- a CDS encoding transglycosylase domain-containing protein, producing the protein MTSNNGFSARNGDPRRHLSSAARQRARRRARGLPPRLLAHHNQRPRRTPLLAALLTLAALLALIPTLGMAAGGAYYAQVAAELKPRLAKLHDYAPFQTSRILDRNGRLLYEFISQGRRDPVKLDQISPHLINATIAIEDKHFWTNPGVDYLGIARAAYLNLTRGDIVSGGSTITQQFIKLVLLTDQERQEGYERKLKEVILAQQLTREYSKEQILELYLNEINYGNLAYGIQAAAQTYFGIDAKDLNLNQASLLAGIPQLPTLYNPMRYVDANRVLKGVQLRRDWVTNLDTRLPEDIAPPRARQVAVLREMVQNGMITEREAREAIAQDLQFADQQVPLRAPHFVFYVKELLENDPRIGPILANEGGLTITTTLDLDIQQIAEREAKRRIEELEAEGRNIHNAAVVIQQPGTGQILAMVGSIDYNAVKPTTTEGEEGNVLDGNVNVAIAERQPGSALKPFTYLSALKQGVLTPGSILWDVETRFPIRAGASERNLNKCAPGADAYWFCPKNFDNRWHGPVRMREALANSLNMPAVLALKRAGIGPTRELLHQMGISGLQREDSYYGLALTLGGGEVTLLDLTTAYNTLANDGRYVQANPILKITDRHGTVLREFQAQPNTQVVDPALVAIVRDWMGDNAARTPIFGRNNPLRLSRPAHAKTGTTDDFRDAWALGFTPYVTVGVWTGNNNNEPTQRVESTQGGGVIWNRIMEALFADPRIDAFLRDNGQRPLAFPSPAAYGAVERRICQIGGPFGQRTTEWFTPQMVERNADGVQCDFYKTVEVVRLDDGRVCLPQPGQNYGDRLVSMRVWNLPKSTDDERIIGGEFRFGDDEELVGSAPTQQCGPEAVLTPTPEPTPTPETTPTAGPGQPAQVLPNLVGLGENQAKGVLAGLGITSVVVDYQGRDRLGDLYDQFPAYAVVSHSPGPGTPIQPGMTVVLGIRAP; encoded by the coding sequence ATGACATCCAACAACGGCTTTTCTGCGCGCAACGGTGATCCGCGCCGCCACCTGAGCAGCGCCGCGCGGCAACGTGCCCGGCGCCGGGCGCGCGGCCTGCCGCCACGCCTGCTGGCACACCACAATCAGCGCCCCCGACGCACACCGCTGCTGGCCGCGCTGCTGACGCTGGCCGCGCTGCTGGCGCTGATCCCAACCCTCGGCATGGCCGCGGGTGGCGCCTACTATGCGCAGGTTGCTGCCGAGCTGAAGCCACGCCTCGCTAAGCTCCACGACTACGCACCGTTCCAGACCTCGCGCATCCTCGACCGCAACGGACGCCTGCTCTACGAGTTCATCTCGCAGGGTCGGCGCGATCCGGTCAAGCTGGACCAGATCTCACCCCACCTGATCAACGCCACCATCGCGATCGAGGATAAGCACTTCTGGACCAATCCGGGCGTGGACTATCTGGGCATCGCGCGCGCCGCCTACCTGAACCTGACGCGCGGCGATATCGTGTCGGGCGGCTCGACGATCACCCAGCAGTTCATCAAGCTCGTGCTGCTCACCGACCAGGAACGGCAGGAGGGCTACGAGCGCAAGCTCAAGGAAGTGATCCTGGCGCAGCAGTTGACGCGCGAGTACAGCAAGGAGCAGATCCTGGAGCTGTATCTCAACGAGATCAACTACGGCAACCTGGCCTATGGTATCCAGGCCGCTGCCCAGACCTATTTCGGCATCGATGCCAAGGACCTGAACCTCAACCAGGCCTCGCTGCTGGCTGGCATCCCGCAGTTGCCGACGCTCTACAACCCGATGCGCTATGTGGATGCCAACCGCGTGCTCAAGGGTGTGCAACTGCGCCGCGATTGGGTCACCAACCTCGACACGCGTCTGCCTGAGGATATTGCGCCGCCGCGCGCGCGCCAGGTGGCTGTGCTGCGCGAAATGGTGCAGAACGGCATGATCACCGAGCGCGAAGCGCGCGAGGCCATCGCCCAGGACCTGCAGTTTGCCGATCAGCAGGTGCCGCTGCGCGCGCCGCACTTTGTTTTTTATGTCAAAGAGCTGTTGGAGAACGATCCGCGGATCGGGCCGATCCTGGCCAACGAGGGCGGCCTGACGATCACCACGACACTCGATCTGGATATTCAGCAGATCGCCGAGCGCGAGGCCAAACGCCGCATCGAAGAGCTGGAGGCCGAGGGCCGCAACATCCACAACGCTGCGGTGGTGATCCAGCAGCCCGGCACCGGCCAGATCCTGGCGATGGTCGGCTCGATCGACTACAACGCGGTCAAGCCGACGACGACCGAGGGCGAAGAGGGCAACGTGCTCGACGGCAACGTCAACGTCGCGATCGCCGAACGGCAGCCCGGCTCGGCGCTCAAGCCCTTTACCTACCTGTCAGCACTCAAGCAGGGCGTGCTCACACCCGGCTCGATCCTGTGGGACGTCGAGACGCGCTTCCCGATCCGCGCCGGCGCCAGCGAGCGCAACCTCAACAAGTGCGCGCCCGGTGCGGATGCCTACTGGTTCTGCCCCAAAAACTTCGACAACCGCTGGCACGGGCCGGTGCGCATGCGCGAGGCGCTGGCCAACTCGCTCAACATGCCGGCGGTGCTGGCGCTCAAACGCGCCGGCATCGGGCCGACGCGCGAGCTGCTGCATCAGATGGGCATCAGCGGCCTGCAACGCGAGGACAGCTACTACGGCCTGGCGCTGACGCTGGGCGGCGGTGAAGTGACGCTGCTGGACCTGACCACCGCCTACAACACGCTGGCCAACGACGGGCGCTACGTGCAGGCCAATCCGATCCTCAAGATCACCGACCGGCACGGCACGGTGCTGCGCGAGTTCCAGGCGCAGCCCAATACCCAGGTGGTCGATCCGGCGCTGGTGGCGATCGTGCGTGACTGGATGGGCGATAATGCTGCGCGCACGCCGATCTTTGGCCGCAACAACCCGCTGCGCTTATCGCGTCCGGCGCATGCCAAAACCGGCACTACCGACGACTTCCGCGACGCCTGGGCGCTGGGCTTCACGCCCTACGTCACCGTTGGCGTCTGGACCGGTAACAACAACAACGAACCGACGCAGCGCGTTGAGTCGACGCAGGGCGGCGGCGTGATCTGGAACCGCATCATGGAGGCGCTCTTCGCCGATCCGCGCATCGACGCCTTTTTGCGCGACAACGGCCAACGTCCGCTGGCGTTTCCCAGCCCGGCGGCCTATGGCGCGGTGGAGCGTCGCATCTGCCAGATCGGTGGTCCCTTCGGCCAGCGCACCACAGAGTGGTTCACGCCGCAGATGGTTGAGCGCAACGCCGACGGTGTGCAGTGCGACTTCTACAAGACCGTCGAAGTGGTGCGCCTGGATGATGGGCGGGTCTGTCTGCCGCAGCCGGGCCAAAACTACGGCGATCGCCTGGTGAGCATGCGCGTCTGGAACCTGCCCAAGTCCACCGACGATGAACGCATCATCGGCGGTGAGTTCCGCTTCGGCGACGACGAAGAGCTGGTGGGCAGTGCGCCGACGCAGCAGTGTGGCCCCGAAGCAGTCCTGACGCCCACGCCCGAACCAACGCCAACTCCTGAAACGACGCCGACAGCAGGGCCCGGCCAGCCAGCCCAGGTGCTGCCCAACCTGGTGGGCCTGGGCGAGAACCAGGCCAAGGGCGTGCTGGCCGGCCTGGGCATCACCTCGGTGGTCGTTGACTATCAGGGTCGCGATCGGCTCGGCGATCTCTATGATCAGTTCCCGGCCTATGCCGTCGTGAGCCACAGCCCGGGACCGGGCACGCCGATCCAGCCCGGCATGACCGTCGTGCTGGGCATCCGCGCGCCCTAG